In a single window of the Podarcis raffonei isolate rPodRaf1 chromosome 14, rPodRaf1.pri, whole genome shotgun sequence genome:
- the LOC128401810 gene encoding zinc transporter ZIP1-like has translation MGSLQVLKLGCLLGLALLPLLCGLLPAVLLSLRGAGGTGFFARWRGVLSCAAGGVFLSACLLDIVPDSLADLREDLSQQIPPLDFPMPELVLALGFLLVLVLEHIILACSERQGDEASLPLLPCPSPPHGEEGSLAEQQQPRLEAATPHCHTGDTKAPSSFRSLVLTLSLSFHSVFEGLAVGLQDTESKVLQLAVAILLHKTIIAASLALLLLQSRLPLRWLAASIITFALMSPLGVGLGMAVMHSPDASDSPTMTRSVLEGVAAGTFMYITFLEILPQELNDPARRLLKVLAVLLGFSGMAGLRFLG, from the exons ATGGGCTCGCTGCAGGTTCTGAAGCTGGGCTGCCTGCTGGGGCTGGCGCTGCTGCCGCTTCTCTGCGGCCTCCTGCCTGCCGTCCTTCTCAGCCTCCGGGGGGCTGGCGGGACCG GCTTCTTTGCGCGCTGGCGGGGCGTCCTGAGCTGCGCAGCCGGTGGCGTCTTCCTGTCCGCTTGCCTGCTGGACATCGTGCCGGACTCGCTGGCCGACCTGCGCGAGGACCTGAGCCAACAGATTCCCCCG CTGGACTTCCCGATGCCCGAACTGGTCCTGGCGCTGGGCTTCCTGCTGGTCCTGGTCCTAGAGCACATCATCCTGGCCTGCAGCGAGCGGCAGGGGGATGAGGCCTCCCTGCCCCTCTTGCCTTGCCCCTCTCCCCCACACGGCGAAGAGGGCAGCCTggctgagcagcagcagccgcgcttGGAGGCGGCGACCCCCCACTGCCACACGGGGGACACCAAAGCACCCTCGTCCTTCCGCTCCCTGGTGCtgaccctctctctctccttccactcAGTGTTTGAGGGCCTGGCGGTGGGCCTGCAAGACACAGAATCAAAGGTCCTCCAGCTGGCTGTGGCCATTCTCCTCCACAAGACCATCATCgctgccagcttggccctgctgctgctccagagcCGCCTCCCCCTGCGCTGGCTGGCAGCCTCCATCATCACCTTTGCGCTGATGTCCCCTCTGGGTGTGGGGCTGGGCATGGCTGTGATGCATAGTCCTGATGCAAGCGACAGTCCCACCATGACCCGGAGTGTGCTGGAAGGCGTGGCTGCCGGGACCTTCATGTACATCACCTTCCTGGAAATCTTGCCTCAGGAGCTGAACGATCCTGCCAGACGCCTGCTCAAAGTCCTTGCTGTGCTGCTGGGCTTCTCAGGGATGGCTGGCCTGCGCTTCTTGGGCTGA